A genome region from Nocardia sp. NBC_00565 includes the following:
- a CDS encoding amino acid adenylation domain-containing protein gives METARRSARGSRRRRSGSPLFAQLLTAAVEAEATAVAIRYNPTGAAADQRQLTYRELDTASSRLARELIERGIGAGDYVAMGITRSVESIIALWAIAKTGAAYVPVDPNYPSDRIQHIVTDSGAKHGLTTSAHRAKLGTSAYWIEMDDPVLSERIAARPDHPVSYADRVRVVNENHPAYVIYTSGSTGKPKGVAVTHTGLAGLAAVGEHYLIDADSRVSHLSSPSFDFSIMETLFTFSAGATLVIAPPTVFGGVELADLLRREQVTHLLITPGALESLDTNDLDDLQVVVAGGDRLGADLVARWADNGRSMFNAYGPSEATVMVTSTEALEPGEPVTVGSAIAGVGAFVLDSRLRPVPAGVVGELYVSGAVLAQGYLGRPELTAERFVASPFGAETDHPGARLYRTGDLVRRTDSGALEYLGRSDFQVKIRGLRIELGEIDNALTTHPDVDFAATLGKTLPSGTTALVAYVLPRDGATVDTGELAAHIGETLPDYMIPAVIMVLDEIPLTPVGKLDRTALPEPVFAARQFRAPSNPVQEIVAEVFAALLLGGAADARVGAQDDFFELGGNSLLAAQAAARIGSALDVRVPVQLIFEASTVSVLAERVEQHAGSAVGRALTAQTRPDRIPLSYAQQRMWFLNRFDTASAVNNIPLVVRLSGRLDIDALRAATRDLIERHEVLRTIYPEIDGEGFQVVLPASDARAVPELAVTATAAGGLTDLVIAEVLAGFDVTTAPPVRLRLLRLSESEYVLVGVVHHIAGDGFSLGPLARDLMSAYSDRVRGGRPQWRPLTVQYADYTIWQREILGGEDDPESVFAQQIAFWRDELAALPEQLDLPADRPRPAAASNNGGVVAFDVDADVHAGLNRLAHEHNSTLFMVVHAALAVLLSRLSGTRDIAVGTPVAGRGEAALDDLIGMFVNTLVLRTEIDPGITFDDLLRVVRKVDVAAFGHADVPFERLVELLDPVRSAARHPLFQVMLVFQNLARTELELPGLTVAGVDPGVALAKFDLQLEIAENADAPGMSATFTYATDLFDAATVQDFADRFLRVLSTVAVDSDAVLGDIDLLAPGERDLVLHEWNSAGAMVPEVTLVDLIAEQARRRPNAIAVRFGDTALSFGELQRRANRVARALMARGAGPEALVAVAVGRTELLPVALLGVLTAGAGYLPIDTTYPAQRLEFMLHDARPTCVLTTADLLADVPSTGVPMVLLEDTAGFGESSITDVERTARLRPDNLAYVIYTSGSTGAPKGVGVAHRNVVELFANTQLMFEFDETDVWTLFHSFAFDFSVWELWCALANGGTVVVVDHLTSRSPEQLRELLIREQVTVLNQTPSAFYQLAEADRASHAGDQGKFALRYVVFGGEALDLRQLRHWYDRHAVDAPWLINMYGITETTVHVSFLALDEQLAENPASAIGRALPGLESYVLDDRLHPAPVGVAGEIHVSGAQLSRGYLGRPGLAATRFVANPFGAPGSRMYRSGDLGRWAGFGGHANLEYAGRSDQQVQLRGFRIELGEIESALLRCEGVSQAVVLVRSDEHAGDRLIGYVVAEADAPLPATELRAAVAEFLTGYMVPDAVVVLDALPLTPNGKLDRKALPAPEFVSDATFRAPQTPIEQAVAEVFAGLLGVRDVGLDDDFFGLGGNSLLATRAVSRINEALDSNVSVRELFEASTVAALAGRIVPGSSTGARTPLVPAVRPDRVPLSLAQQRMWVLNQIDTSSAAYNIPLAIRLSGALDVQALRDAVADVLDRHEALRTRYPAPGPGGLPYQEILPVAQAWPGGLRVETTADPIAWFTEMMSTGFDVTQQVPLRGVLLTSAVSNENLLAMVVHHISADGVSMAPLARDLMLAYAARCVGDVPTWTPLEVQYADFAIWQRAVVGTDDDENSTAAQQLAYWRDQLAGLAGALDLPLDRPRPVLPSMRGASIGVLLSPQVHAGLIRIAREHNSSLFMVVHAALAVLLARLSGSSDIAIGTPIAGRGERALDDLVGMFVNTLALRTATESATTFDALVEHVRETDLSAFGNADIPFERVVEVVVPKRATSHNPLFQVVLSFDNIEQPSLELPGLTVTALDAGVVAAKFDLQVIVEPRHGEDGAPAELVAVFNYATDLFDQSTVQAFGRRFERICTAVVADPQVSIGDIDILDAAERDRALPAPDSALEQTADDVPVTSGAALTQALAAAVEDDPGGPAVVCGEDAVSFQDLDARSSRLARVLISRGCGPRTGVAIRLDRGVEVVVATWAVLKAGAALTPVDAFDGLPLATARGSLETTLPAGPEVKVGLTSGRAPIGTGSIDWLSLDDPAVLSEIAAESPRPVTYANRTQALRGEDPAFVAAVTLSYNDIAVATKRLRARTELTFESRLFRHGRADSAAALLEVVAAGENGASVVVTTDGELDNVTLSALLGDEWVTHLFIDRSGLGAIDVTGLEDLHAVVLDDDATAPAPEFGAVAVVVGLGELLGVEGPGDAS, from the coding sequence ATGGAAACCGCCCGTCGTTCCGCCCGTGGTAGCCGTCGACGCAGGTCAGGGAGCCCGCTCTTCGCGCAGCTGCTCACCGCCGCGGTCGAGGCAGAGGCCACCGCGGTCGCGATCCGGTACAACCCGACCGGCGCCGCGGCGGATCAGCGTCAACTCACCTACCGTGAACTCGACACCGCCTCTTCGCGCCTGGCCCGCGAGCTGATCGAGCGCGGGATAGGCGCGGGCGACTACGTCGCGATGGGCATTACCCGTTCGGTCGAATCCATCATCGCGCTCTGGGCGATCGCGAAGACGGGCGCGGCCTATGTGCCCGTCGATCCCAACTATCCGTCGGACCGGATCCAGCACATCGTGACCGATTCCGGCGCGAAGCACGGCCTGACCACCTCGGCGCACCGGGCCAAACTCGGTACTTCGGCCTACTGGATCGAAATGGACGATCCGGTGCTGTCCGAGCGCATCGCCGCCCGGCCCGACCACCCGGTCTCCTATGCCGACCGGGTGCGCGTGGTGAACGAAAACCACCCGGCCTACGTCATCTACACCTCCGGCTCGACCGGCAAGCCGAAGGGCGTCGCGGTCACCCATACCGGTCTGGCCGGTCTGGCCGCGGTCGGCGAGCATTATCTGATCGACGCGGATTCACGTGTCTCGCACCTCAGCTCGCCGAGTTTCGACTTCTCGATAATGGAGACGCTGTTCACCTTCTCGGCGGGCGCGACCCTGGTGATCGCCCCGCCGACGGTATTCGGCGGCGTCGAACTCGCCGATCTGCTGCGCCGCGAGCAGGTTACGCATCTGCTGATCACGCCGGGTGCGCTGGAATCGCTGGATACGAATGATCTGGATGATCTGCAGGTCGTAGTGGCCGGTGGCGACCGGCTCGGCGCGGATCTGGTAGCACGGTGGGCCGATAACGGCCGGTCGATGTTCAACGCGTACGGGCCCAGCGAGGCGACCGTGATGGTCACCAGCACCGAGGCACTGGAGCCGGGGGAGCCGGTCACCGTCGGCTCCGCCATCGCGGGTGTGGGTGCGTTCGTACTCGATTCGCGGTTGCGCCCGGTGCCCGCGGGTGTCGTCGGCGAACTCTACGTCTCGGGTGCGGTGCTCGCGCAGGGTTACCTCGGCCGCCCGGAGCTGACCGCAGAACGTTTCGTCGCCAGCCCGTTCGGCGCGGAAACCGATCATCCGGGTGCGCGGTTGTATCGCACCGGAGATCTGGTGCGGCGCACCGACAGTGGCGCGCTGGAGTACCTGGGCCGCTCCGACTTCCAGGTCAAGATTCGCGGCCTGCGCATCGAACTCGGCGAGATCGACAACGCACTGACCACGCACCCGGATGTCGACTTCGCCGCCACGCTCGGCAAGACGCTGCCCTCGGGCACCACCGCCCTGGTCGCCTATGTGCTGCCGCGCGACGGCGCCACCGTGGACACCGGAGAGCTGGCGGCCCACATCGGGGAAACGTTGCCGGACTACATGATTCCGGCCGTCATCATGGTGCTCGACGAGATCCCGCTGACACCGGTGGGCAAGCTGGACCGGACGGCGCTGCCCGAGCCGGTCTTCGCCGCCCGGCAGTTCCGTGCCCCGTCGAATCCGGTCCAGGAGATCGTCGCCGAGGTGTTCGCGGCCCTGCTGCTCGGCGGCGCGGCTGACGCGCGCGTCGGCGCGCAAGACGACTTCTTCGAACTCGGCGGCAACTCACTGCTGGCCGCGCAGGCGGCCGCGCGCATCGGGTCCGCACTCGATGTGCGGGTGCCGGTGCAGCTGATCTTCGAGGCCTCCACGGTCTCCGTACTCGCCGAACGTGTCGAGCAGCACGCGGGTTCGGCGGTGGGCCGGGCACTGACCGCGCAGACCCGCCCGGACCGGATTCCGCTGTCGTACGCGCAGCAGCGGATGTGGTTCCTGAACCGTTTCGATACCGCGAGCGCGGTCAACAACATTCCGCTCGTGGTGCGACTGTCCGGTCGACTCGATATCGACGCGTTGCGCGCCGCGACGCGCGATCTGATCGAGCGCCACGAGGTGCTGCGCACTATCTACCCGGAAATCGACGGCGAGGGCTTCCAGGTCGTACTGCCCGCGAGCGATGCGCGTGCGGTTCCCGAACTGGCCGTAACCGCCACTGCCGCAGGTGGACTGACGGATCTGGTCATCGCCGAGGTGCTGGCCGGATTCGATGTGACGACCGCGCCGCCGGTGCGGCTGCGGCTGTTGCGGCTGAGCGAATCCGAGTACGTGCTGGTGGGCGTGGTGCACCACATCGCGGGGGACGGGTTCTCGCTCGGCCCGCTGGCCCGCGACCTGATGTCGGCCTATTCCGACCGCGTGCGCGGCGGACGGCCGCAGTGGCGGCCGCTGACGGTGCAGTACGCCGACTACACGATCTGGCAGCGCGAGATTCTCGGCGGCGAGGACGATCCGGAATCGGTGTTCGCACAGCAGATCGCGTTCTGGCGCGACGAATTGGCCGCGCTGCCCGAACAATTGGATCTACCCGCGGACCGCCCGCGTCCGGCCGCCGCGTCCAATAATGGCGGCGTTGTCGCCTTCGATGTCGACGCCGACGTGCACGCCGGCCTCAACCGTCTTGCACACGAACACAATTCGACGCTGTTCATGGTCGTGCACGCGGCCTTGGCGGTGCTGCTGTCGCGTTTGTCCGGCACCCGCGATATCGCGGTGGGTACCCCGGTCGCCGGGCGCGGCGAGGCAGCGCTGGACGATCTGATCGGCATGTTCGTCAACACCCTGGTGCTGCGGACCGAGATCGATCCGGGCATCACCTTCGACGATCTGCTGCGCGTGGTGCGCAAGGTCGACGTGGCGGCCTTCGGCCACGCCGATGTGCCGTTCGAGCGGCTGGTCGAACTGCTGGATCCGGTGCGCTCCGCGGCGCGGCATCCGCTGTTCCAGGTCATGCTGGTGTTCCAGAACCTGGCGCGCACCGAACTGGAACTGCCGGGGTTGACCGTCGCGGGGGTGGATCCCGGGGTAGCGCTGGCCAAATTCGATCTGCAGTTGGAGATCGCCGAGAACGCCGACGCGCCGGGGATGTCGGCGACATTCACCTACGCCACCGACCTTTTCGACGCCGCGACCGTACAGGACTTCGCCGATCGCTTCCTGCGGGTGCTGTCCACCGTGGCGGTCGATTCCGATGCGGTGCTCGGCGATATCGATCTGCTCGCCCCCGGCGAGCGCGATCTGGTACTGCACGAATGGAATTCGGCCGGGGCGATGGTTCCGGAGGTGACCCTGGTCGACCTCATCGCCGAGCAGGCCCGCCGCCGGCCGAATGCGATCGCGGTCCGATTCGGTGATACCGCACTGAGTTTCGGTGAACTGCAGCGGCGCGCGAACCGGGTGGCGCGGGCGCTGATGGCGCGCGGCGCGGGTCCGGAAGCGCTGGTCGCGGTCGCCGTCGGCCGGACCGAACTGCTGCCGGTCGCGCTGCTCGGTGTGCTCACCGCCGGTGCCGGATACCTGCCGATCGACACCACCTACCCGGCGCAGCGGCTCGAGTTCATGCTGCACGACGCCCGCCCGACCTGCGTGCTGACCACGGCCGATCTACTTGCCGACGTGCCCTCGACCGGTGTTCCGATGGTGCTGCTCGAGGACACCGCCGGATTCGGCGAATCGTCGATCACCGATGTCGAGCGCACGGCGCGGCTGCGTCCGGACAACCTGGCCTATGTCATCTACACCTCGGGTTCCACGGGTGCGCCCAAGGGCGTCGGCGTGGCGCACCGCAATGTGGTCGAGCTGTTCGCCAACACCCAGCTGATGTTCGAATTCGACGAGACCGATGTGTGGACGCTGTTCCACTCCTTCGCCTTCGACTTCTCGGTGTGGGAACTGTGGTGCGCGCTCGCCAACGGTGGCACGGTGGTCGTCGTCGACCACCTGACCTCCCGTTCCCCGGAACAGTTGCGCGAGTTGCTGATTCGCGAACAGGTCACGGTGCTCAATCAGACGCCGTCGGCGTTCTATCAGCTCGCCGAGGCCGACCGTGCCTCGCACGCGGGCGATCAGGGCAAGTTCGCCCTGCGCTACGTCGTCTTCGGCGGTGAGGCACTGGATCTGCGGCAATTGCGGCATTGGTACGACCGCCATGCCGTCGACGCGCCGTGGCTGATCAACATGTACGGCATCACCGAAACCACGGTGCACGTATCGTTCCTGGCGCTCGACGAGCAGCTCGCCGAGAACCCGGCCAGCGCCATCGGTCGCGCGCTACCGGGTCTGGAGAGCTATGTGCTCGATGACCGGCTGCATCCGGCTCCGGTCGGCGTGGCCGGCGAAATCCATGTCAGCGGTGCGCAACTGTCGCGCGGCTACCTCGGTCGCCCCGGACTCGCCGCGACCCGCTTCGTGGCGAATCCGTTCGGGGCGCCCGGATCTCGCATGTACCGCTCCGGCGACCTCGGTCGCTGGGCGGGTTTCGGCGGCCACGCGAATCTCGAATACGCCGGTCGCAGTGACCAACAGGTGCAGTTGCGTGGCTTCCGCATCGAACTCGGTGAGATCGAGTCCGCACTGCTGCGTTGCGAGGGTGTGAGCCAAGCGGTCGTCCTGGTGCGTTCGGATGAACACGCGGGTGATCGCCTGATCGGATACGTGGTGGCCGAGGCCGACGCGCCATTGCCGGCCACCGAGCTGCGGGCCGCCGTCGCCGAATTCTTGACCGGCTATATGGTCCCCGACGCCGTGGTCGTGCTGGACGCGCTGCCGCTGACCCCGAACGGCAAGCTGGATCGAAAGGCGCTACCCGCACCGGAATTCGTCAGCGACGCCACCTTCCGTGCCCCGCAGACACCGATCGAGCAGGCGGTGGCCGAGGTTTTCGCCGGATTGCTCGGCGTGCGCGATGTGGGTCTGGACGACGACTTCTTCGGCCTCGGTGGCAATTCGCTGCTGGCCACCCGGGCGGTCAGCCGGATCAACGAGGCGCTGGATTCGAACGTTTCGGTACGTGAACTGTTCGAGGCCTCGACCGTCGCGGCGCTGGCCGGACGCATCGTGCCAGGGTCCTCGACCGGTGCTCGGACACCGCTGGTTCCGGCGGTGCGCCCGGATCGGGTGCCGCTGTCGCTGGCCCAGCAGCGCATGTGGGTGCTCAACCAGATCGACACGAGTTCGGCCGCCTACAACATTCCACTGGCGATCCGGCTGAGCGGCGCGCTCGACGTGCAGGCGCTGCGCGACGCGGTGGCCGATGTATTGGATCGGCACGAGGCGCTGCGCACCCGCTACCCGGCGCCGGGTCCCGGCGGACTGCCGTACCAGGAGATCCTGCCGGTAGCGCAGGCGTGGCCGGGTGGGCTGCGGGTCGAGACGACCGCCGACCCGATTGCCTGGTTCACCGAGATGATGTCGACCGGATTCGATGTCACCCAACAGGTTCCGCTGCGCGGTGTGCTGCTGACCAGTGCGGTGAGCAACGAGAATCTGCTCGCGATGGTGGTGCACCACATTTCCGCCGATGGCGTATCCATGGCCCCGCTGGCCCGTGATCTGATGCTCGCCTACGCCGCACGCTGTGTGGGCGATGTACCGACCTGGACGCCGCTCGAGGTGCAGTACGCCGATTTCGCGATCTGGCAGCGCGCGGTCGTCGGCACCGATGACGACGAGAACTCCACGGCGGCACAGCAATTGGCCTACTGGCGCGATCAGTTGGCCGGACTCGCCGGTGCGCTGGACCTGCCGCTGGATCGCCCGCGCCCGGTGCTGCCGTCCATGCGCGGCGCCTCGATCGGCGTCCTGCTCTCGCCACAGGTGCACGCCGGGTTGATCCGCATTGCCCGCGAACACAATTCGTCGCTGTTCATGGTCGTGCACGCGGCGTTGGCCGTGCTGCTGGCACGGTTGTCGGGCAGCTCCGATATCGCGATCGGCACCCCGATCGCGGGCCGCGGCGAGCGTGCGCTCGATGATCTGGTCGGCATGTTCGTCAATACCCTGGCGCTGCGTACCGCGACCGAATCCGCGACCACCTTCGACGCACTCGTCGAACACGTTCGGGAGACCGATCTTTCGGCCTTCGGCAATGCCGATATCCCGTTCGAGCGGGTGGTCGAGGTGGTTGTGCCCAAGCGCGCGACCTCGCACAACCCGCTGTTCCAGGTGGTGCTGTCGTTCGACAATATCGAGCAGCCGTCGCTGGAACTGCCCGGACTGACCGTTACGGCGCTGGACGCCGGCGTGGTCGCGGCGAAATTCGATCTGCAGGTGATCGTCGAACCGCGGCACGGCGAAGACGGCGCACCCGCCGAGCTGGTCGCCGTATTCAACTACGCGACAGACCTTTTCGACCAGTCGACGGTCCAGGCCTTCGGCCGCCGGTTCGAGCGGATCTGCACCGCGGTCGTCGCGGACCCGCAGGTCAGCATCGGCGATATCGATATTCTCGACGCGGCCGAGCGCGATCGCGCACTGCCCGCGCCGGATAGCGCGCTGGAGCAGACGGCCGACGATGTGCCGGTGACCAGCGGTGCCGCGCTGACCCAGGCGCTGGCCGCGGCGGTGGAAGACGATCCGGGCGGACCCGCCGTGGTCTGCGGCGAGGACGCCGTGTCCTTCCAGGATCTCGACGCGCGATCCTCCCGGCTGGCCCGGGTGCTGATCAGCCGCGGCTGTGGTCCGCGCACCGGTGTCGCGATCCGGCTGGATCGTGGCGTGGAGGTGGTGGTCGCCACGTGGGCAGTGCTCAAGGCGGGTGCCGCGCTGACTCCGGTCGACGCGTTCGACGGACTGCCGCTAGCGACTGCTCGCGGGTCGCTCGAAACAACACTGCCTGCCGGGCCGGAAGTCAAGGTCGGTCTCACCAGCGGCCGCGCACCGATCGGCACCGGCAGCATCGATTGGCTCTCGCTCGACGATCCGGCCGTACTCAGCGAAATCGCCGCCGAATCGCCGCGACCGGTGACCTACGCGAACCGGACGCAGGCGCTGCGCGGTGAGGATCCGGCCTTCGTCGCCGCGGTGACGTTGTCCTACAACGACATCGCGGTGGCGACCAAGCGGCTGCGGGCGCGCACCGAGCTGACCTTCGAATCCCGGCTGTTCCGGCACGGTCGGGCGGATTCGGCGGCGGCGCTGCTGGAAGTGGTGGCGGCCGGTGAGAACGGTGCGTCCGTGGTGGTCACCACCGACGGTGAGCTGGACAACGTAACGCTATCGGCATTGTTGGGCGACGAATGGGTGACGCATCTGTTCATCGATCGTTCCGGTCTCGGCGCCATCGATGTGACGGGGCTGGAGGATCTGCACGCCGTGGTCCTGGACGATGATGCGACAGCACCCGCGCCGGAGTTCGGCGCTGTCGCGGTCGTCGTCGGTCTCGGCGAGTTGCTGGGGGTCGAGGGTCCGGGCGACGCGAGTTGA